ACATCGCCTCCACCGCAGGTGAACGCGGCTTCGCTACAGGCTCGGCCTACTGCGCCTCCAAGTTCGCGCTGATGGGCATGACCGAAGCCCTGGCCATGGAGGTCCGCAAGCACAATATCCGCGTCGTGGCACTAACCCCAAGCACGGTAAACACCGGGCTCGCTGTTGACGCAGGCCTGAAGATCGGGGACGAGGACCGGATGATGCAGCCGGAGGATGTGGCCGAGCTGACGCTTGCTGCCCTGAAGCTGCCCGACCGCGTTTTCCTGAAGACAGCCGGCATCTGGACCACCAATCCGCAATAATTACGCTGCAGCGCGCAAACGATGCAGTGTCCCAAGAGGAGGACTTACTATGCTGGTAGTGACGAATACGATTAGAATTAAGGAAGGACACGGGGATACGCTGGCCTCGCGCTTTGGCGCTGACAACGGGGTGCAGACCATGCCCGGCTTCATCCGCATGGAGGTCTGGCAGGGCGCGCCGAAGGATGGCATTGAGGAACTGAAAATCTGCACCGTCTGGGAGAGCGAGGAAGCGCTGAACGGCTGGACCTCAAGCCCGGCCTTCCGCGAATCCCACCGCGGCGCCGGACGCAATGAAGCCATTGTCGGCGCTTCGCTCGACAAGTATGAGCTGAAGCTAACCCGGACCCCGGACGGGCAGGCTTAAGTCTATACAGGAATGCCCCGTAGGCCAAGAAGGCTGCGGGGCATCTTTGTGTTTAGGTTTAATGATCTGAGGCCCGGGCTTCGCTGACCTCCTGATGCTTGCCCGGCCAGAAGGCTGCGCGGCCGAAGAGGACGGTAATCGCAGGCACCAGGAACGGGCGGACAACGAAGGTATCCAAGAGCACCCCGATTGCGGTGATTATGCCGAACTGCACCAGCACCTGAATCGGCAGGCTTGCCAGCACGGCGAAGGTACCCGCCAGGATGAGTCCGGCAGAGGTGATAACCGATCCGGTTTCATTCACCCCTTCGGCAATCGCGCGCTTCAGCGGCATGTGCTTACGCTTTTTCCAGATGTTCGAGATCATGAAGATGTTGTAATCCTCCCCGAGCGCGACCAGGAAGACGAACGAATAGAGCGGAATCGCTCCTTGAATCGCATCTGCACCGAGCACATAGTGAATGATGATCCAGCCGAGGCCCAGGGCTGAGAAGAACGACAGAATGACCGTACCTACCAGATAAATGGTCGCTACCACAGATCTGAGGTACGCCAGCAGCAGCAAGGTAATCAGCCCGATCACCACCGGTATAATCAGGTCGGTATCGCGTTCCCCCAGCTCCTTCGTATCGTATTGGGTCGCCGTCTGCCCGCTGATCCACACCTTGTCCTCCGGATTCTGGATGCCCGACTCTGCCAATGCCTGCTCCACCGTTGTCCGGAGTGCCGGAATGTGGCTCATCGCCTCCATGGAATACGGATTGTCCTTGAATTCAATATCATACCCGGCAATCTTCGCGTTGACTGCACCCGGCTGCGGGTCTGAGACTACATCCACATAAGACAGGCTACCCAGTACGGACTTCAGATCTTCTCCGCCGGACAGTCCCTCCGTGTCCACCATCAGCTTGACGGGTGCCAGCTCACCGGGCGAGAACTGCTCGCCGATCAGAGCAAAGCCCTCCCGCGACTCCATCGTCTTGGGGAAGGAGGACAGGATGTCATAGGTGAACCTGATGCCGCTGGAGAAGGAAGCCAGCACCCCGAGCAGCACCACGGTTACGCCAACAATTACCCACGGACGGGAAACGACAAGGTGTCCGATCCCTCTGCGTTTGCGCGTCTTCGGCTGCGGCACCGGCTTGCCCTTAGCCCGGGCGCGTTCCGCTTCCATCTCCGGGGTACGCGGTACGAACGGGAAGAACGAGGCCCGCCCGAAGATTGCCAGCAATGCCGGTACCAGCGTAAGGCTGGCAATTCCCATAATGAGAATGGAGACGCTGAACGGTACAGCGAAGCGGTGATAAGCGCCGTATTTCGCCAGCAGCAGGGCGAAGAGGGCCAATACCACGGTGAAGCCGCTCATCGCAATAGCCCCGGACGAATGGGAGATGGCGCTCAGCAGCGCGCGCCCCTTGCTCTCCTCCACCTTCAGCATCTGGCGGAAGCGTGCAATCATGAACAGGCAATAATCTGTTCCTGCCCCGAAGAGCAACACCGTCATGATCGATACGGCCTGTGAATCCACGGTAATCCAGCCCTCTCTGGCCATCAGGCCAAGGACCGGGCTGGTTACGCCGTAGGCGAAGCCCACCGCGACCAGCGGAATCAGGGCCAGGATCGGCGAGCGGTAGATCAGCAGCAGGAAGACCAGCACCAGAATTACCGTGGCAATCAGCAGCGACACATCGGCATTCTTGAACAGCCCGGTCGCATCGACCGAGATGCCGACAGGGCCGGATATCCGCAGGCTCAGGTCGCTGCTGTCCGGCGCTGCGGCCGAAGGATCGGCTCCAGTCTCTGTGCGGACCAGCTGCTTCAGGCTGCTTAGAGACTCGCCGAGCTGCTCGCTGTCTGCACTCTTGTCGAACAGCACCGGCGTCACCAGCGTGCTTCTGTCCTTCGACAAGGAGGCCTGCAGCGCCTGCGGCGGCAGCTTCCCGAGCGGCGGAACGAAGTTCTGATGCGCCAGCGGCTTCTGCTCCAGCTTGCTGTATAGGGCTGTTATATGTACAAGATCCTCTTCCGTGATGCCGCCCCCGCGATGCCATACTAATAGTGCCGGAACCCCGCTCCCGGAAGGAAACTCCTTCTCGGCAACTATCGAGCCCTGGACCGATGGGGCATTGTCCGGCAGATTGGAAGCATTATTGGCCACCTGTGAGTTGACCGAAGGCCATAGCATAGTCAGCACACCTACCACTGCAATCCACACCAGCAGCGTAATCCATTTCGTCTTGCTCCCTGCTACCCACTTTCCGTAGCCTGACATCCTATTTCATCCTTCCTTCCATCCGCCGGCCTCCAAAATGAGCCGCGGGTCATTTTTATACCCTTATCATATATACCCCGAAATTTTTAAGCAAATCTTTTTTTGAGAACGTAGGCGCGAGGCTGATTGAAGACAGCTATGGATCGTGACTGAGAGCTAGATATGGACACTGTCAGGAGCCAGTTGGAGCACAGATTGGAGCTTGATTGGAGCTTGATTGGAGCTGTTGGGACCCTGCCCTCAATTTTGATTTCGGCATTGATTTATGCCCAAACCTGGAACCTCGATTTCGCCCACCGACCTCGACCCTGCGGACGGAAATCATGCAAAGATTGCAACTTTGGCATACAGATAACGTGATGTTCGAGCAGAATGCTGCACAGAATGCAGGAATTTTAGTGGGTAGCCGATAAATGGCGCAGGATTACTGCCTTTTGTACAACATTTTTGGATTTAGGCCAACAGGAAGCAGGGGAAGTTGCATTCTGTGCAGGAATAATTGGCGGGTGACCGAGTTAGGGCTGAGATTGGTTAGTTAAGGGAAAGCACAGGTGGGTGGTGGTACATCCCGCGCACTCGCCGCCCCGCTGGCACATTGTATTCGATTTTCCACATACATCCATCCCTCTCGTCGCCCCGCAGACACATTGTATTCGGTTTTCCACATACATTCAGTCCGCACGGCCCCTTTGACCGATTGTATTCGGTTTTTCGCACACATCCCGCTCCTGCACCCGCAAACAAGTTACCTCCACAACAAAAAAGCGCCCATGCAGAGAATCACGAAGACTCTCCGCATGAGCGCGGGGTAAGCTTGACTGTTATGTTCAACTGTTCTGATATGGTTACCGATTCGGATCAGCCTGCGTCCGGCAGGTCATCCCCGGAGAACTGGCTGTTGTAGAGGTCGGCATAGAAGCCGCCTGCTTCCAGCAGCTCCAGATGGGTGCCCTTCTCAATCACGCTGCCCTGGTTCATGACCAGGATCAGATCCGCATCACGGATGGTGGACAGGCGGTGGGCGATGACAAAGCTGGTTCTGCCGTGCATCAGGGTGTTCATCGCCTTCTGAATCTGCACCTCAGTCCGCGTATCGACGCTGCTGGTTGCTTCATCCAGAATCAGAATGGACGGATCGGCCAGAATCGCCCGGGCAATGGTCAGCAGCTGCTTTTGTCCCTGGGAGATGTTGGACGCTTCCTCATTCAGGATAGTGTCATAGCCATGCGGCAGCGTGCGGATGAAGTGATCAGCATGTGCAGCCTTGGCCGCCCGCACCACATCAGCTTCCGTAGCCCCTTCACGCCCGTAGGCGATATTGTCGCGGATCGTGCCGTTGAACAGCCAGGTATCCTGAAGCACCATCCCGAATTTGCTGCGCAGCTCGCTGCGCTTCATGTCAGTAATATTCACGCCGTCAATGACAATCTCCCCGCCGCTGATTTCGTAGAAGCGCATCAGGAGGTTGATGAGGGTTGTTTTGCCGGCTCCGGTTGGCCCTACAATCGCAATAGTCTGCCCCGGGCTGACCTCGATGTTCATATCCTCGATCAGGAGCTCGCCTTCTTTATAGCCAAACTGCACATGACGGAACTCCACAGCGCCCTCTTCGGCATCCGCAGGAGCCTTCGCCAGCGAAGTTACCGCTTCCGGAACCTCCTCTTCCTCATCCAGCAGCTCAAATACACGTTCTGCCGAAGCGATCGTAGACTGAATAATGTTAGCGATATTGGCAGTCTGCGTGATCGGCATGGTGAATTGGCGCGAATATTGGATGAAGGCCTGGATGTCGCCGACGTCTATTACTTTTTTAGTTACAAAGATCCCGCCGACCACACACACCAGCACATAGCCCAGGTTCCCGATGAACATCATCAGCGGCATAATAATCCCGGAGATGAACTGGGCTCTCCACCCGGAGTTGTACAGGTCGTCATTGATGGTGTCGAAGTCCTTCAGGGAATGCTTCTCGCGTCCGAAGGCCTTGATAATCCGGTGCCCGGTGTACATCTCCTCAACATGGCCGTTCAGCTGGCCCAGCGATTTCTGCTGCCCGATGAAGTAGGTCTGTGAGCGCTTGGTAATCATCATAATGACCACGAAGCTCAGCGGCAGGGTAACAATCGTAATCAGGGTCAGCCACGGGCTGATCGTCAGCATCATCACAATGACACCGATGATCGTTACGATTGAGGTAATCAATTGGGTCAAGCTCTGCTGCAGGGTCGTACTGATATTGTCCACATCATTGGTCGCCCGGCTGAGAATCTCCCCATGGGTCCGGGAGTCGAAATATTTCAGCGGCAGCCGCTCCAGCTTGCTGTTGATCTGCTCGCGCATATCATATACAACCTTCTGGGCTACTCCGGCCATGACGTATTGCTGGATATAACTAAATAATGCGCTGAACAGATACAGGCCTGCAAGGAGAATCAGAATATCATTCACATAGCCAAAATCAATCGCCGCCCCGGGCACACCCATCATTTTGCCATATGCGCCTTCAAATAGCTTCGTCGTGGCCTTCCCCATAACCTTGGGGCTGAAGATACTGAACACCGTACTGGCAATCGCCATGACGAGGACCAGGATCAGCTGGACCTGACGCGGACGCAGGTACCGGATCAGGCGGCGCAGGGTTCCCTTGAAGTCCTTCGCCTTCTCGGCAGGCATACTCATCCCGGGGCCTCCGCCGCCGAATCCGCCGTGTCTGCGGGGCGGCTGCTTCATCTGTTTGTTCTGCTCACTCATGCTATTTCCTCCTCTGACAGCTGCGAGGATACGATCTCGCGGTACACCTCATTGTGATCCAGCAGCTCCCGGTGTGTGCCCATACCCACCACTTGGCCTTCATCCAGCACTATGATCCGGTCGGCATCCATAACGGTACTTACACGCTGTGCGACAATCAGGACAGTCGACTCGGTGGTCTCCTCCTTAAGAGCTGCACGCAGCTTCGCGTCGGTCTTGAAGTCCAGGGCCGAGAAGCTGTCATCGAACAGGTACACCTCCGGCTTGCGGACGAGTGCACGGGCAATCGACAGACGCTGCTTCTGGCCGCCGGAGACATTGCCGCCGCCCTGGGAGATCGGCGACTCGAAGCCCTCCTTCATCGCGGAGACGAAATCATACGCCTGGGCCACCTTGGCAGCGTGAATGATTTCTTCCTCTGTGGCGTCCTCTTTGCCGTACCGGATATTCTCGTTGATGGTGCCTGTGAACAGCACTGCTTTTTGCGGGACATAACCGATCTTGCTCCGCAGTTCCTCCTGCGTCATCTGGCGCACATCTACACCATTAACCCGGACGGCGCCTTCGATAGCATCGTAGAATCTCGGGATCATATTCAGGAGCGTTGACTTGCCTGACCCGGTTCCGCCGATAATCGCCGTAATCTCACCAGGGCGTGCACTGAAGGTGATGCCTGACAGCGCTGCCTGCTCCGCACCCGGATACGAGAAGGATACATTATCGAATTCCACATAGCCGTGCATTCCGTTGCCGCCTTGTGCCGAGGCAGGGGCTGCCGGGTCTTCGATCTCAGGCTCCATATCAAGCACTTCATTGATACGCAGCGCGGAGGCGGAAGCTCTTGGAATCAGGACGAACATCATCGAGACCATAATCAGGGAGAACATGATCTGCATCGCATATTGAATGAATGCCATCAGGGAGCCTACCTGCAGATTACCGTCGCCGATGCGGATTCCGCCGTAATACAGAATGGCAATCATCGAGAAATTCATAATGATCATCATCATCGGCATCAGTCCGGCCATCACCTTATTGACCTTGATCGCAGTGTCGGTCAGATCGCGGTTGGCCTCGCTGAACCGTCTGTTCTCATGCTCGATGCGGTTAAACGAACGGATAACGCGGATACCTGTCAGATGCTCACGCAGCACAAGGTTCAATTTATCCAGCTTGATCTGGATCGCCTTGAACAGTGGTAGACCCTTCGAACCGATCAGCACAATGGCCCCGATCAAGAGCGGAAGAACGACCACGAAGATCAGCGACAGCTTCGCATCCTCCGACACCGCCATAATAATACCGCCGATCATCATCATCGGCGCCCCCACCATCATGCGGAGCATCATCGTCAGTACGGTCTGAACCTGGGTAATATCGTTGGTGGTGCGCGTAATTAATGAAGCAGTGCCCACCTTGTCAAATTCATGAAGAGTAAAGTTCTCTACATGGTTGAACATCCTTGAGCGGGTGTTCTTGCCGAAGCCGGCCGCCACTCTGGCTGACAGATAGCTGGCAGCAATAGAGCAGGCTACACCGCCGGCCGCTACCAGCAGCATGAAGCCGCCGATTCTCCAGATGTAAGACTGGTCGCCTTGCACGATCCCCTTGTCGATGATGTCACTCATCAGGGTCGGCAGATACAGATCGCCCATGGACTGCAGGAAAACAAGGATCAGCACGCCCGCGATGGCCAGGCGGAAGGGCTTCAGTTGTTTAAGTAATTTAATCATGCTTCTCATCTCCGTTCATTTGTAGCCGGTCCAGATTGGGCGGGGGATTATCCTCCATGAAGGTATAGACCTTCAGCAGCAGTTCAGCGAGCTGGTCTGACTCCTCCTCGCCTAAATACTCCACCAACCTGTTCAGAGTGGCATTCATATGGTCTCTGCCTTTGCGGGTAATAATTTTGCCCTCTTTGGTTAACCTGATACGGACCACCCTCCGGTCGGAGGGGTCAGGCTGCCGTTCGACCAGCTCTTTCGCTTCCAGACTGTTGATCAGTTGGGTGACCGTAGGCGGGGTAAGCCCCAGATACCGGCTGATCTCGGATACCTTAAGCCCCTGCTCCGCAGATGGAGCCGACCGGGCAATACAGACCAGGAGAGTCATCTCACTGGGCTTATGCCCCTCCACCGAATGGTGATGCCAAGGCCCCTTGCGCAGCTTCCTGAGCGCATAGAAAAGCTTGTGCCCGACTGTATTTTCCCCTTTGTCATTTATCCCAATGCACTCACCTCTTATTGTTAGGTCGTCAAATAATTAAACACTGTATTAATTAGGCTACCTAATTATATTTTCCGCCCGGCACTTTGTCAATTCATGAATGCGCCATCAATTTTTACAGAATGAAGAACACACCCCGTCCACTGCGCATTGTGATCGTTTTTTCGCACATACCCTAGGCTCTCAATTTCCCATATAAACACAAACACCCCCGCAGCCGTAACGGCCGGGGAGTGCTCTGTAGTAAGTATAAGTGCTTGCAGCGGGCAACTGGACAAGGCGCACGGTGCCAGGTCTAAGCTTAGAATTCCACTCCGTGTTCAAGGGTGGTTAATCCCTTTCCTGTAGACTTCTGAATGGCTCCTGTCCCGGCAAAAACCAGGCTAAACAATACCAAAACGCTGGCCGTCATCAAC
This region of Paenibacillus sp. FSL K6-1096 genomic DNA includes:
- a CDS encoding MarR family transcriptional regulator; protein product: MTLLVCIARSAPSAEQGLKVSEISRYLGLTPPTVTQLINSLEAKELVERQPDPSDRRVVRIRLTKEGKIITRKGRDHMNATLNRLVEYLGEEESDQLAELLLKVYTFMEDNPPPNLDRLQMNGDEKHD
- a CDS encoding ABC transporter ATP-binding protein, producing the protein MIKLLKQLKPFRLAIAGVLILVFLQSMGDLYLPTLMSDIIDKGIVQGDQSYIWRIGGFMLLVAAGGVACSIAASYLSARVAAGFGKNTRSRMFNHVENFTLHEFDKVGTASLITRTTNDITQVQTVLTMMLRMMVGAPMMMIGGIIMAVSEDAKLSLIFVVVLPLLIGAIVLIGSKGLPLFKAIQIKLDKLNLVLREHLTGIRVIRSFNRIEHENRRFSEANRDLTDTAIKVNKVMAGLMPMMMIIMNFSMIAILYYGGIRIGDGNLQVGSLMAFIQYAMQIMFSLIMVSMMFVLIPRASASALRINEVLDMEPEIEDPAAPASAQGGNGMHGYVEFDNVSFSYPGAEQAALSGITFSARPGEITAIIGGTGSGKSTLLNMIPRFYDAIEGAVRVNGVDVRQMTQEELRSKIGYVPQKAVLFTGTINENIRYGKEDATEEEIIHAAKVAQAYDFVSAMKEGFESPISQGGGNVSGGQKQRLSIARALVRKPEVYLFDDSFSALDFKTDAKLRAALKEETTESTVLIVAQRVSTVMDADRIIVLDEGQVVGMGTHRELLDHNEVYREIVSSQLSEEEIA
- a CDS encoding MMPL family transporter, with amino-acid sequence MSGYGKWVAGSKTKWITLLVWIAVVGVLTMLWPSVNSQVANNASNLPDNAPSVQGSIVAEKEFPSGSGVPALLVWHRGGGITEEDLVHITALYSKLEQKPLAHQNFVPPLGKLPPQALQASLSKDRSTLVTPVLFDKSADSEQLGESLSSLKQLVRTETGADPSAAAPDSSDLSLRISGPVGISVDATGLFKNADVSLLIATVILVLVFLLLIYRSPILALIPLVAVGFAYGVTSPVLGLMAREGWITVDSQAVSIMTVLLFGAGTDYCLFMIARFRQMLKVEESKGRALLSAISHSSGAIAMSGFTVVLALFALLLAKYGAYHRFAVPFSVSILIMGIASLTLVPALLAIFGRASFFPFVPRTPEMEAERARAKGKPVPQPKTRKRRGIGHLVVSRPWVIVGVTVVLLGVLASFSSGIRFTYDILSSFPKTMESREGFALIGEQFSPGELAPVKLMVDTEGLSGGEDLKSVLGSLSYVDVVSDPQPGAVNAKIAGYDIEFKDNPYSMEAMSHIPALRTTVEQALAESGIQNPEDKVWISGQTATQYDTKELGERDTDLIIPVVIGLITLLLLAYLRSVVATIYLVGTVILSFFSALGLGWIIIHYVLGADAIQGAIPLYSFVFLVALGEDYNIFMISNIWKKRKHMPLKRAIAEGVNETGSVITSAGLILAGTFAVLASLPIQVLVQFGIITAIGVLLDTFVVRPFLVPAITVLFGRAAFWPGKHQEVSEARASDH
- a CDS encoding ABC transporter ATP-binding protein; the encoded protein is MSEQNKQMKQPPRRHGGFGGGGPGMSMPAEKAKDFKGTLRRLIRYLRPRQVQLILVLVMAIASTVFSIFSPKVMGKATTKLFEGAYGKMMGVPGAAIDFGYVNDILILLAGLYLFSALFSYIQQYVMAGVAQKVVYDMREQINSKLERLPLKYFDSRTHGEILSRATNDVDNISTTLQQSLTQLITSIVTIIGVIVMMLTISPWLTLITIVTLPLSFVVIMMITKRSQTYFIGQQKSLGQLNGHVEEMYTGHRIIKAFGREKHSLKDFDTINDDLYNSGWRAQFISGIIMPLMMFIGNLGYVLVCVVGGIFVTKKVIDVGDIQAFIQYSRQFTMPITQTANIANIIQSTIASAERVFELLDEEEEVPEAVTSLAKAPADAEEGAVEFRHVQFGYKEGELLIEDMNIEVSPGQTIAIVGPTGAGKTTLINLLMRFYEISGGEIVIDGVNITDMKRSELRSKFGMVLQDTWLFNGTIRDNIAYGREGATEADVVRAAKAAHADHFIRTLPHGYDTILNEEASNISQGQKQLLTIARAILADPSILILDEATSSVDTRTEVQIQKAMNTLMHGRTSFVIAHRLSTIRDADLILVMNQGSVIEKGTHLELLEAGGFYADLYNSQFSGDDLPDAG
- a CDS encoding antibiotic biosynthesis monooxygenase gives rise to the protein MLVVTNTIRIKEGHGDTLASRFGADNGVQTMPGFIRMEVWQGAPKDGIEELKICTVWESEEALNGWTSSPAFRESHRGAGRNEAIVGASLDKYELKLTRTPDGQA